One segment of Solanum lycopersicum chromosome 1, SLM_r2.1 DNA contains the following:
- the LOC101252516 gene encoding ethylene-responsive transcription factor ERF069-like produces the protein MCSLMDILNFFFVLFSFNEAMTTKDELKKNEALEKSSKVVRVKKFTKQLGKSSIIMPHVIRIYMQDNDATDSSSDDEENVQGGKSKRNKIICNEIIIEKKNTKVVSKRMSSKKKRDKKLLLENVEKYRGVRRRESGRWAAEIRYGRKEARRRWLGTFDTSREAALAYDKAAIEIKGANALTNILDPPPKESTPSTPCHQ, from the coding sequence ATGTGTAGTCTAATGGacattttgaactttttttttgttttgttttcttttaatgaAGCTATGACCACCAAGGATGAGCTAAAGAAGAATGAGGCACTCGAAAAATCCTCAAAAGTTGTCAGAGTAaaaaagttcaccaaacaattAGGTAAAAGTTCTATTATCATGCCGCATGTTATACGTATTTATATGCAAGATAATGACGCCACAGACTCATCTAGTGATGATGAGGAAAATGTTCAAGGAGGAAAGTCCAAGcgcaataaaataatatgtaacgAAATCAtcattgaaaagaaaaacaccAAGGTCGTTTCAAAGAGGATGTCGTCCAAAAAGAAGAGAGATAAGAAACTACTTCTAGAAAATGTGGAGAAGTACAGGGGAGTTAGACGGCGAGAATCTGGAAGGTGGGCAGCAGAGATTCGATATGGAAGAAAGGAAGCTCGACGACGTTGGTTGGGAACTTTTGATACTTCTAGAGAAGCTGCTTTGGCTTATGACAAGGCAGCTATCGAAATAAAAGGTGCTAATGCTTTAACAAATATTCTCGATCCACCACCAAAGGAATCAACCCCATCAACACCGTGCCACCAATAA
- the LOC101252806 gene encoding probable serine/threonine-protein kinase PBL3: MGNCSGKSSKLAHASSSLIFDSNSGSSRSVKREQFHSHKQSFHNSFRANDSFVPSNLKSFTFNELKNATRNFRADSLLGEGGFGYVFKGWIDETTFAPCKPGSGMVVAVKKLKPESFQGHREWLAEVNYLGLLHHENLVRLIGYCAEFDNRLLVYEVMSKGSLENHLFKKGVQTIPWATRMCIAVDVARGLSFLHGLEANVIYRDLKASNILLDSDFNAKLSDFGLARDGPSGDRTHVSTRIVGTTGYAAPEYLASGHLTPKNDVYSFGVVLLELLSGKRATSAENAGGADEKLVEWAKPFLCDSRRVLRIMDTRLGGQYSKKGAQTAASLVLRCLNVDPRLRPTMDEVLATLELVQAPKDVMKSSQ; encoded by the exons ATGGGGAATTGCTCTGGAAAATCTTCAAAACTAGCTCATGCTTCTTCTAGCCTAATTTTTG ATTCTAATTCTGGCTCTTCAAGAAGTGTGAAAAGGGAACAATTTCATTCTCATAAACAGTCATTTCATAACAGTTTTCGCGCAAATGATTCATTTGTTCCGAGCAACCTTAAGTCATTTACCTTCAATGAACTAAAAAATGCAACTAGGAACTTCCGAGCTGATAGCCTTCTTGGCGAAGGAGGTTTTGGTTACGTCTTCAAAGGATGGATAGATGAGACTACTTTTGCTCCTTGCAAACCAGGAAGTGGTATGGTTGTAGCTGTCAAGAAACTTAAGCCCGAAAGCTTCCAAGGGCATCGAGAATGGCTT GCAGAGGTTAACTACTTAGGGCTGCTTCACCATGAAAATCTAGTAAGGTTAATTGGATATTGCGCGGAGTTTGATAACAGACTTCTTGTTTATGAAGTCATGTCAAAAGGAAGTTTggaaaatcatttatttaaaa AGGGAGTTCAGACTATACCTTGGGCTACACGAATGTGTATTGCAGTAGATGTTGCACGAGGCTTGTCCTTCTTACACGGTCTTGAAGCAAATGTTATTTACCGCGATCTCAAGGCTTCAAACATACTACTTGATTCA GATTTCAATGCCAAGCTATCGGATTTTGGTCTGGCAAGAGATGGTCCTAGTGGAGACAGAACTCATGTCTCGACTAGAATTGTTGGTACTACCGGTTATGCTGCACCAGAATATCTTGCATCAG GTCACTTGACACCAAAGAATGATGTTTACAGTTTTGGAGTTGTTCTACTAGAGTTGCTATCGGGAAAACGAGCAACGAGTGCTGAAAATGCAGGAGGTGCTGATGAGAAATTGGTGGAATGGGCAAAACCATTCTTATGTGATAGTAGGAGAGTGTTGAGAATAATGGACACAAGGTTGGGAGGACAATACTCAAAGAAAGGTGCACAAACTGCAGCTTCCCTTGTCCTGAGGTGCCTCAACGTCGATCCGAGACTCAGGCCAACAATGGATGAGGTTCTAGCTACACTAGAACTTGTACAAGCACCAAAAGATGTCATGAAGAGTTCACAATAG